Proteins encoded by one window of Xiphophorus couchianus chromosome 13, X_couchianus-1.0, whole genome shotgun sequence:
- the LOC114155710 gene encoding heterogeneous nuclear ribonucleoprotein R, whose amino-acid sequence MAATEVNGSSAPTKEEEEPMDVTTTHTENYQTLLDAGLPQKVAESLDNIFQTGLVAYADLDERAIDALREFNEEGALTVLQQFKESDLSHVQNKSAFLCGVMKTYRQREKQGSKVQESTKGPDEAKIKALLERTAYTLDVTTGQRKYGGPPPESVFTGTQPGIGTEVFVGKIPRDLYEDELVPLFESAGPIWDLRLMMDPLSGQNRGYAFITYCNKDDAQKAVKLCDNHEIRPGKYLGVCISVANNRLFVGSIPKNKTRDSILEDFGKVTEGLQDVILYHQPDDKKKNRGFCFLEYEDHKSAAQARRRLMSGKVKVWGNPVTVEWADPVAEPDPEVMAKVKVLFVRKLATSVTEELLEKTFSQFGKLERVKKLKDYAFVHFEDRDAAVKAMEEMNGKELGGEEIEIVLAKPPDKKRKERQAARQTTRGGGYDDYYYYPPPRMPPPSRGRGRGGRGGYAYPPDYYGYEDYYDDYYGYDYHDYRGGYEDPYYGYEDMYSMRSRGTRPTRGGPPPPRARGAPPTRGRGGFAQRGPPLGGPRGARGGRGAPFQPQRGRGPRGARGNRGGNVGGKRKADVFNQPDSKRRQTNNQQNWGSQPIAQQPLQQGADYSGNYGYSNDTMEFSQDSYGQQWK is encoded by the exons ATGGCCGCCACTGAGGTGAATGGCAGTTCTGCTCCAACAAAGGAAGAAGAGGAACCCATGGATGTGACAACAACACATACAGAAAATTATCAAACTCTGCTTGATGCTGGGCTGCCTCAGAAAGTGGCTGAAAGTTTAGATAACATCTTTCAGACAG ggtTGGTGGCATATGCTGATCTGGATGAAAGGGCTATTGATGCTCTGCGAGAGTTCAATGAAGAAGGAGCGCTTACCGTGCTGCAGCAATTTAAAGAAAGTGACTTATCCCACGTTCAG AATAAAAGTGCTTTCCTTTGTGGAGTCATGAAGACATACAGGCAGCGAGAAAAACAAGGAAGCAAGGTCCAAGAGTCAACTAAAGGTCcagatgaagcaaaaataaag GCTCTGTTGGAACGGACAGCCTATACTCTGGATGTGACGACAGGGCAGAGGAAGTATGGCGGTCCTCCCCCTGAGAGCGTGTTCACCGGCACGCAGCCAGGGATCGGAACTGAG GTGTTTGTTGGAAAGATCCCCAGGGATTTATATGAAGATGAGCTTGTGCCACTGTTTGAATCTGCTGGTCCCATCTGGGACCTGAGGTTAATGATGGACCCCCTATCTGGTCAGAACAGGGGTTACGCTTTCATCACTTACTGTAACAAAGATGATGCGCAAAAGGCTGTGAAGCTT tgtGATAACCACGAAATTCGCCCTGGGAAGTATTTGGGAGTGTGTATATCTGTTGCAAACAATCGCCTGTTTGTTGGATCGATTCCAAAGAACAAGACAAGAGACAGTATATTAGAAGACTTTGGCAAAGTCACAG AGGGGCTACAAGATGTGATCTTGTATCACCAGCCAGATGACAAGAAGAAGAACCGGGGCTTTTGTTTCCTCGAGTACGAGGATCACAAATCCGCAGCTCAGGCGCGCCGCCGCCTAATGAGTGGAAAGGTCAAAGTTTGGGGGAACCCAGTCACCGTGGAGTGGGCTGACCCTGTTGCTGAACCTGACCCAGAAGTCATGGCAAAA GTGAAAGTGCTCTTTGTGAGAAAACTGGCTACATCTGTGACAGAAGAGCTTCTGGAGAAAACCTTCTCTCAGTTCGGGAAACTAGAACGAGTGAAAAAGCTGAAAGATTACGCTTTTGTCCATTTTGAAGATAGGGATGCTGCTGTAAAg GCTATGGAGGAAATGAATGGTAAGGAGCTTGGAGGGGAAGAAATCGAGATCGTCCTGGCGAAGCCCCCAGATAAGAAGAGGAAAGAGCGCCAAGCAGCCCGTCAAACCACCAGGGGTGGCGG GTATGATGACTATTACTACTACCCACCTCCTCGCATGCCACCACCCAGCCGAGGTAGGGGCCGTGGTGGCCGAGGGGGCTATGCTTATCCCCCTGATTACTATGGCTATGAGGACTACTATGATGACTACTATGGCTATGACTATCATGATTACCGTGGTGGCTATGAAGACCCTTACTACGGCTATGAAGACATGTACAGCATGAGGAGCCGTGGTACTCGCCCCACCAGGGGTGGGCCTCCTCCTCCAAGAGCCCGTGGCGCTCCTCCAACACGAGGCCGGGGCGGCTTTGCCCAGAGAGGGCCACCCCTTGGTGGCCCGCGCGGCGCTCGAGGAGGACGGGGAGCGCCCTTCCAGCCTCAGAGGGGCCGTGGTCCTCGCGGTGCCAGAGGCAATCGCGGGGGCAACGTCGGCGGAAAGAGGAAGGCCGACGTATTTAACCAACCTGACTCCAAGCGCCGTCAGACCA